The uncultured Mailhella sp. genome segment CAAGACTGCGCAGCAGTTCGGAAGCCTTGTCCGTGCGGTTGCCGGATCGGCAGAAGAAAATGACGGGCTTATCCGGGGCGTCGGCGTCCTTGAGCGGATAAATCTTCGCAATGGACAGAGGCACGAGGCGGGCTCCGGGAATAAAGTTTTCCGCGTATTCCGCCGTTTCCCGGATATCAACAAGACGGGCTTCCCCGTTCTTCAACATTTCAAACGCCCTGCGGGGCGAAATGGTAGGCAGCATGAGCAACTCCTGTTTTTGCGGTCAGGGTGTCAGAAAAAGACGCGACGCGCAAGGGGGAGAGAAAAATTTGCTCCGCCGCTTCCTCCTTACGAAAAAAAACGCGTTCCATTCGCCGAACGCCTCCTGCCGGAAGCATCCGAACTCCCTCCAGAGAACTCCGACTACTCAAAATGTTTCGGCTCTTTTCCAGAAAAGCGCTGCGCCGCCTCCCGGCAAATTTCTGTTTCATCCCCATAACCACATGAACTTCAATGCCTATTTCAGAAAAATCAGAGACGTCGCACAGCACACAAACAATATATTTTTGTTCCAGAAATCACACCGAATGTCGATCCATTACTGATTCACCGGCACATTATTGACATTCGTCCGCAAATCATACTAGATTTTTTTTCGCTTTCCACAGGAAAGCACATGATCCCGTTGAAACTGCCTGAACGCCGCAAGGCCGACTAGCAGCGGAGGGAGCTCTGGAGAATCCCGTTTGGGTGCCGAAGGTGCAAGGCGAAAGCCGAAACTCTCAGGCCAAAGGACAGAGCTTAGGATCTTGCCGCTCGACCATACCTGCCGCTTCATCCCTAAGCGTTTCTCTGGAGCAAATCTCATGGATTTGCTCTTTTTTTGTACCCTGAAACAGAGGGCATGACGGGTTGCGGACAGCGCTCCTCATGCGCTCGAAGGAATGGTTTATGGAACTCATCAGTCAGATAGTCGATGCGGTCAACGGCGTGCTCTGGGGCTGGCTTCTGCTCTTCCTGCTCTGCGGCACGGGCATTTTCTACACCATCCGGCTGCGCTTCATTCAGCTGCGCAAGCTGCCCCACGCCTTCCGCCGCCTGTTCAGCAACATCTCCCTGCACGGCGAAAGCGCCGACCACACCGGCATGAGCTCATTCCAGGCGCTCGCCACCGCCGTGGCCGCCCAGGTGGGCACGGGCAACATTGCCGGCGCGGCCACGGCCATTGCAGCCGGCGGCCCCGGAGCCATCTTCTGGATGTGGCTGAGCGCCTTCTTCGGCATGGCCACCAACTACTCCGAAGCCGTGCTCGCTCAGAAGTACAAAACCACCAACGAACGCGGCGAAACCGTCGGCGGACCGGCCTACTACATCCGCGCCGCCTTCCCCGGCACTTTCGGCAAGGCTCTCGCCGGATTCTTCTCCGTGGCCATCATTCTCGCCCTCGGCTTCATGGGCAACATGGTGCAGTCCAACTCCATCGGCGCGGCCTTCAGCACCGCCTTCGGGCTCTCGCCCGTGCTCGTCGGCGTCGTCGTGGCCCTCATTTCCGCCGCCATCTTCCTCGGCGGCGCCAGGCGCATCGCCTGGGTCATGGAAAAGCTCGTGCCCCTCATGGCCCTTCTCTACGTAGGCGGCTGCCTTGTCATCATCTTCGCCAACATCACCGCCCTGCCCGGCGCGTTCAAAACCATTTTCGTCATGGCCTTTGATCCCCAGTCCGCCGGCGGCGGCGCGCTCGGCATCACCGTGCGCGAGGCCATGCGCTACGGTGTGGCCCGCGGCCTCTTCTCCAACGAAGCCGGCATGGGCTCCACGCCCCACGCCCACGCGCTGGCCAAGGTCGCCCATCCCGACGATCAGGGCATGATGGCCATGATGGGC includes the following:
- a CDS encoding sodium:alanine symporter family protein, encoding MELISQIVDAVNGVLWGWLLLFLLCGTGIFYTIRLRFIQLRKLPHAFRRLFSNISLHGESADHTGMSSFQALATAVAAQVGTGNIAGAATAIAAGGPGAIFWMWLSAFFGMATNYSEAVLAQKYKTTNERGETVGGPAYYIRAAFPGTFGKALAGFFSVAIILALGFMGNMVQSNSIGAAFSTAFGLSPVLVGVVVALISAAIFLGGARRIAWVMEKLVPLMALLYVGGCLVIIFANITALPGAFKTIFVMAFDPQSAGGGALGITVREAMRYGVARGLFSNEAGMGSTPHAHALAKVAHPDDQGMMAMMGVFIDTFVVLTCTALVIVITGEWNCGSTGTELAQIAFDTVFGSFGNIYIAVCLFFFAFSTIIGWYFFGEANVKALFGAKYVKIYAAIVVVFIVIGSGLKVNLVWNMSDMFNGLMVLPNLIGLLALSGVVVAIAKSKRDD